The genomic region CATACGTTCTCCTCAAATATACGCAGAAAATAATACATTGTCGATGTAATTCTTGCAAAAATACGAAATATTTCACGTTCTTTATGTATAAGTATAACAAAAATTATTTTGATAGTCTGTAATATTTTAATGGATTTGCCTCTGTTATACTTCGTTAAGGTATTCTACGATTTATCAACGCTTTTATTCTAATCCCAAATCGCTCAGAATCGCTTTTGCCGCCTCTTTCCCGGCGCCCATAGCCAAAATAACCGTAGCCGCGCCGGTTACAATGTCGCCGCCGGCATAAACTTTCGGTTTTGACGTCCGTCCGCCGCCGTCCGTTGCGGTGATTGTTCCGTGTTTGCCAGTTTCAAGATTTTCGGTGGTTTTTGCAATTATCGGATTTGGCGAAGTGCCGATTGCCGCAATAAAGACATCGCATGGAATTACAAATTCGCTGTTTGGAATTTCTTTTGGGCTTCGCCGTCCGCCGCCGTCCGGTTCGCCGAGCTCACACTTTACACATTTTACTCCGTGAACAAAGCCGTCGTCGTCCAAAATAATTTCCTTAGGATCGGTTAAAATATCAAAAATTACGCCTTCTTCCTGCGCGTGATGAATTTCTTCTCTTCGCGCCGGCATCTCGTCAAAACTTCGACGATAAACTATACGGGCTTCATCCGCTCCAAGCCGTAGGGAGACCCTGACAGCATCCATTGCGACGTTGCCGCCGCCCATAACGACCGCCTTTTTACCTTTGATAATCGGCGTATGGCTGTCTTCTTTCCACGCCTGCATTAAATTTACCCGCGTTAAATACTCGTTTGCCGAATAAACTCCGTTAGCGTTTATTCCTTTTATGTTCGGAAACTTTGGAAGTCCTGCGCCGGAGCCGATAAATACCGCAGAAAAACCGTCTTTTTCAAGTAAATCGTCAATTGTCGCAGTTTTCCCGACAACAAAATTCGTCTCAAAACGCACTCCGATTTCCCGCAATTCGTCTATTTCGGACTGAACTACGCCGTTAGGCAAACGAAAATCAGGAATACCGTAAATCAATACGCCGCCAACCTCATGCAATGCTTCAAATACGACCGTTTCAACGCCGTGTTTTGCCAAGTATCCCGCCGCTGTTAATCCCGCCGGTCCCGAGCCGATTACAGCAACTTTTTTGCATGATTTCGGATATACCGGATAGTTTGGCGTATGATGTTTGCGATTCCAATCGGCGACAAACCTTTCCAACGCACCGATTGCGACCGCTTCCCCTTTTATTCCAAGAATACATTTCGCTTCGCATTGCGTTTCCTGCGGACACACTCGTCCGCAAACCGCAGGCAAAGCGTTGGTTTTTTTAATAACCGCAAGCGCGTCTATAAACTCGCCTCGTTTCACCAAACGAATAAAATCGGGAATGTTTATTTCCACCGGACATCCGGCGGCGCATCTGGGTTTTCGACATTCCAAGCATCTTTGCGCTTCTCTGATTGCTTCTTCTTGGGAAAACCCTAATGAAACTTCGTCAAAAGTACGCTTTCTTTCTGCAGCGTCACGGCTTCTCATTTTTATTTTTTGCGGCATATCGCTCATCCTTTTATATTTTATTTGTCTTCGATTTTCCTGATTACTCTGCACGGATTTCCTGCGGCTACAACGCCGTCGGGAATATTTTTTACTACTACGGAACCGCTTCCTATTACTACATTATTTCCGATTTCCACGCCAGGATTTATCACGCTGTTTCCGCCTATCCAGACATCGTCTCCGATTTTCACGGGTTTGCCGAACTCCAATTTTTCAGCGCGCGTTTTGGCGTCTATAGGATGCCCGGCGGTATAAATATTCACCCTGGGGCCCAAAAATACGTTTTTACCGATTTCAACGCGGCAGACATCTAAAATTACGCAGTCGAAATTAGCATAAAAATCGTCGCCTACCGAAATATTATATCCGTAGTCGCAATAAAACGGCGGCTCTACACAGATATTTTCGCCTGTTTTTGCAAATAATTCTTTAAGAATCGAAACGCGTAATTTTTCTTCATCGTATGAACTGCGATTAAATTTCTCGACCAGCTTTCTCATTCGAATTCTGTCGGCTATAAGTTCTTCGCCTTCTAATTTGTACAAATTTCCGGACAGCATTTTTTCTTTTTCCGTCATAAAATTACATCCTCCTTCTTATTGAAATATACTATATTATTTTCATGAAAATCAACATGAAACCGCTTTCACCAATGTTTATGGAGACGACAAAATGAACTATAAGAAAATAGGTAAGATACCAAAATCTCTCATTGACGTTTTTTCAAAATAACGCGATGTCAACATCCGAGAAATGTAATAACACGTTGACAAACGGTATTACATTTTATTATACTTTTTAACAACGAAAGAATATGATTTTCGGACATTAGCACATGAAATAAACCACGTTATTTTAGACGGAGGTGGAGATTTGCGTGACCAAGATACTTTAAATCTTATGTATTTTACTGATAATATTAACAGCGCAAAGTTAAGATACAGAAAATTGTTCTTTGGAGATTTCGGTTCTTATAGTCAATGGGAAAGAATAAATTCCGCGATAACATCACAAATAAATGTCCGTTCTCTGATTTATTAGGAAGAAGATATGGAAATCTGCCGTTTTTTATCATTATTTGTCTTATTTTTTGTAGTTCGTTCTTATGCTTTATCGCAGGAAGAATTAGATTCGGCGATAAACCATGAAAATATGAGAATTGCCGATATAAATGCGATAAGACAAAAATACGCTCCCGATACGTCCGCTTTAGTCAAAATATTTCTCAATGACGCTCCTTTTATGATAAAGAAATTAAATGAAATTAAAGTATCCGACAAAATCTTGAACGACTATGTTTCTCGCCTTGTACAAGAAAGAGCGGAAGATAAAGAACGCATAGACAAGTTACTTGATGAACGGATTTCTTCTGTTGAAATAGGCGGTAAAAAATATAATACGCCGGATAGTTGTTTGAATTGGTTAATCTCTGAGATTAATAACGCCAGAATACCGGAAATTGAGCCGAATTTTTTAAGAGACAGTTTAAAAGCGGATATGGAACGATACGTTTCAAAGTTTATTAATGAAGGGAAAGAATTAGGAATTGAAATACAAAATCTTTGCGATGAATTATTAGGCGGGAACTTTAAAAATTTAAAAAAGATGATAAATTTTACATTAGATTATAACAAATTTGCGAGCGGTTCCGTTGTTTTGCGAGATTCGTTGTCGGCATGTCTTATGGTGTCTTTTTTGCCTTTAGATCCGATATCCGTGATAGATATTCTTTATTATACAGCCGAATATAAAGCCTTATACAATAACTCTAATAAAATAATAGGCTTAATAAACCGACACAGTTTCAGTCGAAGAAACGAAGAGGAAGAGCATATTAAGGCATTTGAAAAAAAAATATATCCTATAGATAATCATTTAGATTCCATTGCGGCTTCTCTAAAAATATTACTCTCAA from Chitinispirillales bacterium harbors:
- a CDS encoding sugar O-acetyltransferase, translating into MTEKEKMLSGNLYKLEGEELIADRIRMRKLVEKFNRSSYDEEKLRVSILKELFAKTGENICVEPPFYCDYGYNISVGDDFYANFDCVILDVCRVEIGKNVFLGPRVNIYTAGHPIDAKTRAEKLEFGKPVKIGDDVWIGGNSVINPGVEIGNNVVIGSGSVVVKNIPDGVVAAGNPCRVIRKIEDK
- the gltA gene encoding NADPH-dependent glutamate synthase; the encoded protein is MPQKIKMRSRDAAERKRTFDEVSLGFSQEEAIREAQRCLECRKPRCAAGCPVEINIPDFIRLVKRGEFIDALAVIKKTNALPAVCGRVCPQETQCEAKCILGIKGEAVAIGALERFVADWNRKHHTPNYPVYPKSCKKVAVIGSGPAGLTAAGYLAKHGVETVVFEALHEVGGVLIYGIPDFRLPNGVVQSEIDELREIGVRFETNFVVGKTATIDDLLEKDGFSAVFIGSGAGLPKFPNIKGINANGVYSANEYLTRVNLMQAWKEDSHTPIIKGKKAVVMGGGNVAMDAVRVSLRLGADEARIVYRRSFDEMPARREEIHHAQEEGVIFDILTDPKEIILDDDGFVHGVKCVKCELGEPDGGGRRSPKEIPNSEFVIPCDVFIAAIGTSPNPIIAKTTENLETGKHGTITATDGGGRTSKPKVYAGGDIVTGAATVILAMGAGKEAAKAILSDLGLE